Proteins from a genomic interval of Acidimicrobiia bacterium:
- a CDS encoding 1-deoxy-D-xylulose-5-phosphate reductoisomerase: MPAELVVLGATGSIGTQTFEVARRLDIPVVAMAARSGSEELFNLGLTWPDAKLVVAAATDDERVRFTDAFGKRVSFGPESVQEVAATRGAVVINGIVGSVGLAASVAALEAGNRLGLANKESLVAGGPVLLAARARTGAEIIPVDSEHSAIYQCLKGERSSDVARIVLTASGGPFLGRSHRQLEAVTPSEALAHPTWDMGKRISIDSATLVNKGLEVIEAHFLFDLPFEQIDVVVHPQSIVHSLVEFVDGSSKAHLGEPDMRVPIQYAVTFPHRSPGGLAPFELGGKTLTFLKPDRATFRALDLAYEVGKMGGSSPAVFSAADEVAVQAFLEGRLSFLGIVDVIERTVSRMPTVNLESVADVLAVDAEARSVADQLISGAC, from the coding sequence ATGCCGGCCGAGCTGGTTGTTCTCGGTGCCACTGGTTCAATCGGCACTCAGACATTCGAGGTGGCTCGTCGACTCGACATTCCTGTCGTTGCCATGGCGGCCAGAAGCGGGTCCGAGGAGCTTTTTAATCTCGGTCTGACCTGGCCAGATGCCAAATTGGTGGTCGCCGCCGCCACCGATGATGAGCGGGTCAGATTTACTGATGCGTTTGGCAAGCGAGTTTCGTTTGGTCCCGAATCGGTCCAGGAAGTAGCCGCCACCCGCGGAGCGGTTGTCATCAACGGGATTGTTGGCTCAGTCGGCCTGGCCGCATCGGTTGCCGCTCTCGAGGCCGGCAACCGTCTCGGACTAGCCAACAAAGAGAGCCTCGTCGCCGGTGGCCCGGTTCTCCTGGCTGCCAGGGCGCGTACCGGCGCCGAGATCATTCCCGTGGACAGCGAACACTCGGCCATCTACCAATGTCTGAAGGGTGAACGGTCCTCGGATGTGGCCAGGATTGTTCTCACTGCATCCGGGGGCCCTTTTCTGGGGCGATCTCACCGCCAACTCGAGGCCGTAACTCCGTCCGAAGCATTGGCGCATCCCACCTGGGACATGGGCAAGAGGATCAGCATCGATTCGGCGACGCTCGTCAACAAGGGCCTTGAGGTAATCGAGGCGCACTTCCTGTTCGATCTGCCCTTTGAACAAATCGACGTGGTGGTACATCCGCAGAGCATTGTCCATTCGTTGGTGGAATTTGTAGACGGATCTTCCAAAGCCCACCTGGGCGAGCCCGACATGCGCGTACCGATTCAATACGCGGTCACGTTTCCTCACCGGTCACCTGGTGGCCTGGCCCCGTTCGAACTGGGCGGCAAGACCTTGACGTTCCTAAAGCCGGATCGGGCGACCTTTCGGGCTCTCGATCTGGCGTATGAAGTTGGGAAGATGGGCGGCTCATCGCCGGCGGTCTTCAGCGCCGCCGATGAGGTGGCTGTGCAAGCGTTCCTGGAGGGACGGCTCAGCTTTCTCGGTATCGTCGACGTGATCGAGCGAACCGTGTCAAGAATGCCAACGGTCAACCTCGAGTCGGTCGCTGATGTTCTGGCGGTCGACGCCGAGGCACGGTCGGTCGCGGACCAGTTGATTTCTGGGGCGTGTTAA
- a CDS encoding phosphatidate cytidylyltransferase encodes MAENSDDDLPWVGDDADKTDQLSLEEIEQVADPGPGHDAVPPQDDEDFLGADEGFGPGSNPLDEFSRDDYLANTTTEYKDLAEEIRKIETEAVQMQAVAAPLHGIDSGVVGFEDVTGTVEVPIERTKPSSDLPVRIVSGLALVALLVGSAVLGGWWFVAFLSLVSIVAVGEFYSATRTAGYKPIALLGLLAAIGAPIAGFRAGPGGVAGTVMVSIVGVLVFYTMLIRADPLDNAAVTIFGIVWIPGMLGFATSLARVDDAAQLIIGLVLISAAVDTGSFFAGRTFGKTPMAPVLSPNKTWEGLAGGAAGAVAMTMVISLLDHFSLFELPGSLWLGLAIFVTSPLGDIAESMIKRSLGIKDMGSIVPGHGGLLDRIDALLFAVPIGYYVFQTLGYL; translated from the coding sequence ATGGCCGAAAATTCAGATGACGACCTCCCCTGGGTAGGCGATGATGCCGACAAGACCGACCAGTTGAGCCTCGAGGAGATCGAACAAGTTGCGGACCCGGGACCCGGTCATGACGCGGTCCCGCCCCAAGACGATGAGGACTTCCTCGGCGCTGACGAAGGGTTCGGACCCGGATCGAATCCGCTCGACGAGTTTTCTCGGGACGACTATTTGGCCAACACGACGACCGAATATAAGGACCTTGCCGAGGAGATTCGAAAGATCGAGACGGAGGCCGTTCAGATGCAAGCCGTGGCCGCCCCGTTGCATGGGATAGATTCGGGTGTCGTCGGGTTTGAGGATGTCACCGGGACCGTCGAAGTCCCGATTGAACGCACGAAACCGAGCAGCGACCTTCCTGTACGGATCGTATCCGGGCTGGCACTGGTGGCTCTTCTGGTCGGTTCGGCGGTCCTCGGTGGTTGGTGGTTCGTGGCTTTCCTCAGCCTCGTTTCGATCGTTGCGGTCGGGGAGTTCTATTCCGCGACCCGAACCGCCGGGTATAAGCCCATTGCCTTGCTCGGACTGTTGGCGGCCATCGGCGCTCCAATCGCAGGCTTCCGGGCCGGACCGGGAGGCGTGGCAGGTACGGTGATGGTCTCGATCGTCGGGGTGCTCGTGTTCTACACGATGCTCATCCGCGCAGACCCACTCGACAATGCGGCCGTCACGATATTCGGAATTGTCTGGATTCCCGGCATGCTGGGCTTTGCGACGTCGCTCGCCAGAGTCGATGACGCCGCCCAACTCATCATCGGTCTGGTTCTGATCTCAGCGGCAGTCGACACCGGTTCGTTCTTCGCCGGGCGTACGTTTGGCAAGACCCCCATGGCACCTGTCTTGTCTCCGAACAAAACTTGGGAGGGCCTGGCAGGCGGCGCAGCGGGCGCAGTTGCGATGACGATGGTCATCTCGCTCCTCGACCACTTCTCACTTTTCGAGCTGCCGGGCAGTTTGTGGCTTGGCCTGGCCATCTTCGTCACATCGCCGCTCGGTGACATCGCCGAATCCATGATCAAGCGCTCGTTGGGTATCAAAGACATGGGATCCATCGTCCCCGGACACGGCGGCCTGCTCGACCGGATCGATGCCTTGCTGTTCGCTGTGCCGATCGGCTATTACGTATTTCAAACCCTCGGCTACCTCTAG